AAAGGCTAATACAAAAAGGGAAATTTTGCGATCCATTGCATCTAATTATGATGTTTTCAACATAAATGGTCCTCTTCTTAACAGAGCTAGACTTTTTATGCAGGACTTGCAATGTGAGAGGACGCTTGGATGGGATACACAACTTAGAGACTTTCAAcaaaaggaatggaaaaatattgcaaaCCAAGTAAATTCTGCTCCTGTTTTTGAGCTTCAGAGATGTGTTGGTGAAAGGACAGATGAATATAAACTTGAGGCTTATGTTGATGCTAGCAAAAGAGTTTATGGAGTTgttgtatatttatacaatataagaagtTGTGAAAGAAGCTTTGTATTAGCGAAAAACAGACTCATTGGATCCAAATTGCATGAAAAGTCCATTCCTTCACTCGAATTACAGGCTATATGTTTGGGTACAGAGGTTTTGTTGGATACCTATAATGAACTGAGTGGCACACAGTGCCTGGTGCCCATCAAAATAGTTGACTTGGGGCTATTCTCAGATAGTTTTGTTGCCCTGTCGTGGCTTAAGTCATTTTCTCATAGGTTTGATAAAATGCAGAAAAGGTCAGTGTTCGTAATGAACAAACTGAATCATATAATAAAGCTATGTGAGGGGAGAAGTGTTGGATTCTCCTTCGTGAGTGGAATGGACAACCCAGCCGACAAAATTACACGATGTCTGTCATTCAAAAGCTTAATGAAGTCTAATTACCATAAGGGTCCCAATATACGTGATCTCGATCAAGCTAGTAGAAGTGACATTTTAGGTTTCAAGGTACCAATGGTCGAGAATTTagaaaccattgaggcatataGTGCATCAACCAGTATAAAAGAAAGCCAAACTGTAAAACTAGAGCACTTAATACCTctagatagatattcaaatatgaataagtTGATATCTATACATGCGAAAGTTCTGGAATGCTGGGATCGATGGAAAGGGTTTATAAACAAGTCACATGGCTTTGATAAAAAGGACCTCCGCTCTAAGGCTTTGACTCAAATCATCTCTAAGGATCAACAAATAAATTTTCCAGATGTTATTGACTATTTAAGTAGTAACTCTAAAACCAAGATGGCTATGCCTAATTTGATATCACAGTTGAATTTGTATCCAGACACTCATAATATAATAAGAGTGAATTGTAAATTTAATGAGAAGCGCAGTGTAACCAACCAAACTTATCCTATTCTTTTATCAAGAGAGAGTACTCTAACAAAACTTATTATATTGGATGAACATTTGCTTTTGAAACATGCTGGTTGCTATGCCATTTTGACAGAATTACGTAGGAAATTCTGGATACCAAAATTCTTCTCAACAGTTAAAAGGATTCTGAAGGAATGTGTTGTATGCCGGAGATATAACCAAAGACCTGTCAAACTTAATCAATCAGCCTATAGGGAATTTAGATTGAGTCCATCTGATAAACCTTTTGGTAATGTATACCTTGATTATTGTGGTCCATTTTATGTGAGACAAGGGAAAGATAAAGTCAAGGTTTGGATCCTTGTTATTTCATGCATGTTCACACGAGCAGTTAATCTTAAGATCTGTATGGATATGACAGTTGAAGAGTTTTTGCGTGCTTTGTCACTGCATTCTTTTGAATATGGAGTCCCTCAGTTTATAGTAAGTGATTTGGGTACGCAAATAGTGGCAGGAGCCAATATTGTTCAGGATTTCCTGAAGGATGCCGAGACTGTTCAGTATTTAACTGATAATAATGTTGAGAAAGTCCATTTTCAACAGTACTATAAGGGCTGCAGTCAGCTTGGAGGATTGGTTGAAAGCGTAGTCAAAATGACCAAGCATATGATACGGAAGTCAATCAGAAATAATGTCATTGAATTTAGGGATTTTGAATATCTTGTTTGTCATGCTGTACATTTGATCAATAGAAGGCCTATTGCATTTAAAGAAGCATTAAGAGATTGTTCTAATAATGTACCAACCCCTATAACGCCAGAGGAACTTATTCATGGATATTCATTGGTCTCTTTGAATATTATTCCTGCATTACAAGCTGACCCTGATTCTGATGAGGATTTTCAGGTTGCCTTTGATGTTGTACATAAAATTAAAACGTCTTATGAGAAGCTGAAACAAATTAGAACTAACTTGCTGGAAATCTATCATCGGGAATTCATGAACACTTTAATTAAACAAGCTACTGATAAGAAGGATAGATATGCTCCTGTAAACCATAAACAAATCAGTATCGGCGATATTGTGCTGATTAAGGATGATGGATATAAACCTGTTAATTATCCTATGGGAATTGtcaaagaagttttcaagaatatcaacGGAGAGGTAACTGCTGCGAAAGTTCTGAAGGGTAAAACCAATGAAATAACTAAAAGGCATGTTACTACTTTAATACCACTCTTGAGGAAGGAGTCTGATGAGGATGCTGTAggatcagatgatgatgatgatgataatgctatagcatcgaaagaagagattccaggcatggacgtttctagGAAACGTCCACAGAGAAAAGCTGCTGAGATATCACGGCAAAAATTCAAAACCATTCTAAACGATGATATTTCagactaattatattttttttctttatttgatcaaatttacataattcttaTGTAGAATTTGATTTCTTCCCCGGGAGTGTTGAAAAATAACacaagttatttttttgttttctgtttctttttatgatatggtaatttggtaagtttgcAAATGATTGTTTTATTTCAACttgcatttttagtatttaaataatttttgtttacataaaatgatgacaattccttaataacctgttaaaaacttaagatggtttgggtcgttgaagagacttgctgctcgttataaatttcttacagaaaggagaagtggacggcttttcatgaaaataagagttagttcttagccatcttcaccagtgacaacattggatttgctggcctctttatcgtcatggtgaaaaaataagtgatttgtaccatggatccgcatcttacgttgccttctccttggaagcctcatcaagagccaacacagaaattgtgatttgtttcatttacaaacggcatacacggacagtatgggttgtgaggtacgtcatcattttaaaggtcatttaaattttgtgatttataatccatagttcatttcataatgaaagtcccttgctttgcttttagcccccacaaataaatatacccttggatattattcatatcatttacaatttttatggaattgccatattataatttcccactcataattgagagattcattttcttcagttactttgagctggttagataaattaaattttgtatcatatttggtattctctcatttttgccacttttacgttaattagtagtttatttacattagttttttactacttaggtggttattcgttcggccttactgtcaatttggctcgttgtatactagtgatatacttaatacgcaaagtggaccattgcctttaggtaattattatttgataatgttaagtgaaatccgttattgatacaatatatatatttgaatggcatTCCTGTGTTTAAGTAATTTATTAAGTTATTTCGATAGTTTAAATTACCATTTGTAGTGTAATTGATAAttgttatttcatatttatctaggggttcttgaaaatggtaattggaagttggagatgcttgaccatcgctttgacctccatttaaggcgatcatcttcgacagcagcaacaacagcattggttttaatttgaacaGCAATAAATGaaaccatttttattatatattcaatttcttcgttgtttaattaaagttttcaaagttcataattttatgaaggtttcattaaaataagataattatgctttgtattaattttccaattacgttgtaaagtttttcaagaaataataataataataataataataataataataataataataataataataataataataataattttaataataataataataataataataataataataataataataataataataataataataataataataataacaataataataataataataataatattaaaaataataatgataaaaataataataataataataataatattaataataataatgataaaaataataataatgataataataataataataataataataataataataataataataataataataataataataataataataataataataataataatattaataataataataataataataataataataataataatgataataataataataataataataataataataataataataataataataataataataataatattaataataataataataataataataataataataataataataataattttaataataataataataataataataataataatgatgataataataataataataataattttaataataataataataataataataataataataataataataataataataattacaattttaataataataataataataataataataataataataataataataataataataataataataataataataataataacaataataataataataataataataataataatattaataataataataataataataataataataataatgataataataataataatattaataataataatgataataataataataataataataataatgataatgataataataataataataataataataataataataataataataataataataataataataataataataataataataataataataataataataataataaaaaataattttaataataataataataatgataataataataataataataataataataataataataataataataataataataataataataataataataattataataataacaataataataatgataataattctaataataataataataataattataataataataataataattataataattttaataataataataataataataataataataataataatgataataataataataataatagtaataataataataataataataataataataataataataataataataataataataataataataataataataataattttaataataataataataataataataataataataataataataataataataataataataataataataataattttaataataataataatgataataataataattataataataataataataattataataattttaataataataataataataataataataataataataataataattttaatattaataataataataataataataattataataataataataataatgataataataataataataataataataataataataataataataataataataataataataataataataataataataatgatgatgataataataataataataattttaataataataataataataataataataataataataataataataataataataataataataataataattttaataataataataataattttaataataataataataataataataataattataatataataaaaataataattttaataataataataacaataataatgataataataataataataattacaattttaataataataataataataataataataataataataataataataataatgataataaaaattataataataataataataataataataataataataataataataataatattaataataataataataataataataataataataataataataataataataataataataataataataataataataataataattttaataataataataataataataataataataatattaataattataataataataataataataataataataataataattatattaataataataaaaataataataataataataaaaataataataataataataataataataataataataataataataataataattttaatattaataataataataataataataataattataataataataataataataataataataataataataataataataataataataaagataataataataataataataataataatgataacaataataataataataataataataataataataataataataataataattttaataataataataataataataataataataataataataatgataataataataataatattaataataatattaataataataatgataataataataataataataataataataataataataataataattataataataataataataataataataataataataataataataataataataataataataataataataataataataataataataattttaataataataataataataataataataataataataataataataataataataataataataataataataataataataataataattttaataataataataataataataatgataataataataataatattaataataataataataataataataatgataataataataataataataataataattataataataataataataataataataataataataataataataataataataataataataattttaataataataataataataataataatgataataataatattaataattttaataataataataataataataataataataataataattataataaatataataaaaataataataataataataataataataataataataataataattttaataataataataataataataataataataataataataataataataataataataattttaataataataataataataataataataataataattttaataataataataataataataataataataataataataataataataataataataatgataataataataataataataatattaataatgatattaataataatactgataataataattataataataataataataataataataataataataataataataataataattataataataataataataataataataataataataataataataataataataataataataataataataataataataataataataataattttaatgataataataataataataataataattataataataataataataataataataataattttaataataataataataataataataataataataataataataataataataataattataataataataataattttaataataataataataataataataataataataattttaatgataataataataataataataataataataataataataataataataataataataataataataataataataataataataattacaattttaataataataataataataataataataataataataataataataataataataataataataataataatattaataataataataataataataataataataataataataataataataataataataataataataataataataataataataatattaataataatattaataataataatgataataataataataataataataataataataataataatagtaataataataaaaataataataataataataataataataatattaataataataataataataataataataattataataataattttaataataataatactattaataataataataacaataataataataataataataataataataataataataataataataataataataataataataataataataataataataataataataataataataataattttaataataataataataattttaataataataataataataataataataataataataattataataataataataataattttaataataataataataataataataataataataataataataataataataataataataataataataataataataataataataataataataataattacaattttaataataataataataataataataataataataataataataattttaataataataataataataataataataataataataataataataataataataataataataataataataataataattttaataataataataataataataataataataataatattatttttaataataataataataataataataataataataataataataataataataattttaataataataataataataataattataataataataataataataataataattattattattaaactcagaaatgatgaatacaaatgaagaaatcaaccacaacgacgtgaatggaactcctagaaatagaagggcttcgtccggcagtcaggtatataactcaaggataaatgaggatgttcaggtacctgattgtcgtcatcaagaaaactgacctaaaatagagaccacgaagaAGAACCAACCAACGGGCAATACTTCCGCTTCCATGTTCCGTATGTTCCGtagcctccatgttccgtggcctcctggttcagaaaaagtgtactacttgaaacagtacacataataaggagagtgatggactcctaaggtaactggatgtgacctggaatcccacactataaaattaccagtcagtgatgactgtgaacagcaaaaaaaaaaaaaaaaaaaaaaaaaaaaaaaaaataataataataataataataattttaataataataataataatttaaataataataataataataataataataataataataataataataattataataataataataataattttaataataataataataataataataataataataataattttaataataataataataataataataataataataataataataataataataataataataataaaaataataattacaattttaataataataataataataataataataataataataataataataataataataataataataataataataataataataataataataataataataataatgataataataataataataataataataataataatgataataataattataataataataataataataataataataataataataataataataataataataataataataataatgataataataataataataattattataataataataataataataataataataatgataataataataataataataataataataataataataataataataataataataatattaataataataataataataataataataataacaacaataataataataataataataataattttaataataataataataattataataataataataataataataataatattaataataataataataataataataataataataataataataataataataataattttaataataataataataataataataataataataataataataataataataataataataataataataattttaataataataataataattttaataataataataataataataataattataataataataataataattataataataataataataattttaataataataataataataataataataataataataataataattacaattttaataataataataatattaataataataataataatattaataataataataataataataataataataattataataataataataataataataataataataataattttaataataataatgataataataataataat
This window of the Palaemon carinicauda isolate YSFRI2023 unplaced genomic scaffold, ASM3689809v2 scaffold3453, whole genome shotgun sequence genome carries:
- the LOC137636634 gene encoding uncharacterized protein → MYAGPSLNQKITSAMLHLRFGSKLLIFDIKKAFNQIALSELDQQKLLFLWYKNVKKGDFSIVAYKNVRLPFGLRCSPTILMLALFKILVLDSKNDNPRLRNAKWIMYQLLYMDNGGFTCESSETLNWIYEILQGIFGPYKFELQQMFSNDSTLQDKIDGENTQSNVGCKKSEMEVKLLGMIWNRGSDTISTRKLCLDEKANTKREILRSIASNYDVFNINGPLLNRARLFMQDLQCERTLGWDTQLRDFQQKEWKNIANQVNSAPVFELQRCVGERTDEYKLEAYVDASKRVYGVVVYLYNIRSCERSFVLAKNRLIGSKLHEKSIPSLELQAICLGTEVLLDTYNELSGTQCLVPIKIVDLGLFSDSFVALSWLKSFSHRFDKMQKRSVFVMNKLNHIIKLCEGRSVGFSFVSGMDNPADKITRCLSFKSLMKSNYHKGPNIRDLDQASRSDILGFKVPMVENLETIEAYSASTSIKESQTVKLEHLIPLDRYSNMNKLISIHAKVLECWDRWKGFINKSHGFDKKDLRSKALTQIISKDQQINFPDVIDYLSSNSKTKMAMPNLISQLNLYPDTHNIIRVNCKFNEKRSVTNQTYPILLSRESTLTKLIILDEHLLLKHAGCYAILTELRRKFWIPKFFSTVKRILKECVVCRRYNQRPVKLNQSAYREFRLSPSDKPFGNVYLDYCGPFYVRQGKDKVKVWILVISCMFTRAVNLKICMDMTVEEFLRALSLHSFEYGVPQFIVSDLGTQIVAGANIVQDFLKDAETVQYLTDNNVEKVHFQQYYKGCSQLGGLVESVVKMTKHMIRKSIRNNVIEFRDFEYLVCHAVHLINRRPIAFKEALRDCSNNVPTPITPEELIHGYSLVSLNIIPALQADPDSDEDFQVAFDVVHKIKTSYEKLKQIRTNLLEIYHREFMNTLIKQATDKKDRYAPVNHKQISIGDIVLIKDDGYKPVNYPMGIVKEVFKNINGEVTAAKVLKGKTNEITKRHVTTLIPLLRKESDEDAVGSDDDDDDNAIASKEEIPGMDVSRKRPQRKAAEISRQKFKTILNDDISD